In a single window of the Magnolia sinica isolate HGM2019 chromosome 7, MsV1, whole genome shotgun sequence genome:
- the LOC131251262 gene encoding chromatin structure-remodeling complex subunit snf21-like, with amino-acid sequence MTLPSILWDGTFQDYLLVGLQLMLSLYNNKPNGILADEMSFGKIAQRRKLLLHRFQEKHAPLKFKCYYATLLLLL; translated from the exons ATGACCCTGCCCTCAATTTTATGGGATGGAACTTTCCAAGATTATCTGCTT GTTGGGCTACAGTTGATGCTTTCTTTGTATAATAACAAACCAAATGGGATACTGGCAGATGAGATGAGTTTTGGCAAGATTGCACAG AGAAGGAAGTTGTTGCTgcacagattccaagagaagcATGCACCACTAAAGTTCAA GTGCTATTATGCTACCTTGCTTCTGCTTTTGTGA